The proteins below come from a single Candidatus Desulfatibia profunda genomic window:
- a CDS encoding ABC transporter ATP-binding protein translates to MIELTGLTKKYADLVAVNNLNLFVPKGEIFGFIGPNGAGKTTTINMMGGVTIPTSGIVTICGIPMDKHPEDAKRKIGFIPDRPYLYEKLTAMEFLKFTSDLYGVNEQFFFSKSKEKLEYFSLSDWSDELIESYSHGMKQRLVMAAALLHEPEVIIVDEPMVGLDPVAIKMVKDLFKQLAAKGVTIFMSTHTLKVAEEVCDRIGVIHKGSLIATGTPEDLKRASNAGEEDLEQVFIRLTEK, encoded by the coding sequence ATGATCGAACTTACCGGCCTGACCAAAAAATATGCTGACTTAGTGGCTGTAAACAATCTGAATTTATTTGTCCCCAAGGGCGAAATCTTTGGATTTATCGGCCCCAACGGCGCAGGCAAAACCACCACGATCAATATGATGGGTGGGGTCACAATCCCGACTTCAGGTATTGTAACGATCTGCGGTATCCCTATGGATAAGCACCCGGAAGATGCCAAAAGAAAAATCGGATTTATTCCCGACAGACCGTATCTTTATGAGAAGCTCACCGCCATGGAGTTTCTTAAATTTACCTCGGATCTGTACGGCGTCAATGAGCAATTTTTTTTTAGCAAATCTAAAGAAAAGCTGGAGTATTTTTCCCTTTCCGATTGGTCCGATGAACTCATAGAATCGTATTCCCACGGCATGAAACAACGACTCGTTATGGCGGCGGCTCTCTTGCATGAACCGGAAGTTATTATTGTCGATGAACCGATGGTGGGGCTCGATCCGGTGGCGATCAAAATGGTGAAGGATCTATTTAAACAACTGGCCGCAAAGGGTGTAACCATTTTCATGTCGACCCATACCCTGAAAGTGGCTGAAGAGGTTTGCGACCGCATCGGTGTTATTCACAAGGGTTCCCTGATTGCCACCGGAACGCCCGAGGATCTGAAGCGAGCCTCCAATGCCGGCGAGGAAGATCTTGAACAGGTATTTATTCGGTTAACCGAAAAATGA
- a CDS encoding transglutaminase domain-containing protein, producing MNIFQNGRKIGSSHTHFSKTAAGYNLKENVYMRINTMGLIQDIHLDTGGKLNPDFTLSSFDFEISSSRFRFQAKGSISGDVLSIQTQSFGSKRKIDIRIKERIYIVPGILKAAAALRLEPDQEFAFQVFDPVTLGSETVVVKVVGQEEISSMGLNKTAKKLSLTFKGLTQLAWVGENGEVLKEKGFLGISLEKTTRQDALFGLPVEASQDLTTVASVPSNMLIGDAAKLTGLEVQIEGITYENVYLHGGRQSFYNNVLTIKKESLAGLPTFPDMNTRLGAEKEYLEPTPFVQSDHPKIRKLARQIASRDQDPLEKVAKLVDWIHRNIEKRPVLSLPDALSTLENRMGDCNEHAVLLAALARAAGIPAKIEAGLVYLNGRFYYHAWNLLYLGRWVTADALFGQIPADVTHIRFSSGHQKQQLDLMNIIGKIKLKIVKQTK from the coding sequence ATGAATATTTTCCAGAACGGCCGCAAAATCGGGTCTTCACATACACATTTTTCCAAAACCGCAGCCGGTTACAATCTTAAAGAAAATGTCTATATGCGCATTAATACCATGGGCCTGATCCAGGACATCCATCTGGACACCGGGGGAAAATTAAATCCGGATTTTACGCTATCGTCGTTTGATTTTGAGATCAGTTCAAGCCGTTTCCGTTTTCAAGCCAAAGGGTCTATTTCGGGGGATGTGCTTTCCATCCAAACCCAGAGTTTCGGATCCAAACGGAAAATCGATATCAGGATCAAGGAGAGAATATATATTGTTCCCGGTATACTAAAGGCGGCGGCGGCTTTGCGTTTAGAACCCGATCAGGAGTTTGCCTTTCAAGTTTTTGATCCTGTAACTTTGGGATCAGAGACGGTCGTTGTCAAGGTCGTCGGCCAGGAGGAGATTTCCAGCATGGGGCTTAATAAAACGGCAAAAAAATTGTCACTGACGTTTAAAGGCCTAACCCAGTTGGCATGGGTCGGAGAAAACGGCGAGGTGCTTAAAGAAAAGGGGTTTTTAGGAATCAGCCTGGAAAAAACAACACGTCAAGATGCGCTTTTTGGACTTCCCGTCGAAGCGAGTCAGGATCTTACAACGGTTGCTTCTGTCCCGTCAAATATGTTAATCGGCGATGCAGCCAAACTAACCGGGCTCGAGGTTCAAATTGAAGGTATAACATACGAAAATGTGTATCTGCACGGCGGCAGGCAATCCTTTTACAATAATGTTCTGACGATAAAAAAGGAGTCCTTAGCCGGCCTTCCGACGTTTCCGGATATGAATACACGGCTTGGAGCTGAAAAAGAGTATTTAGAGCCGACTCCGTTTGTGCAGTCTGATCACCCCAAAATACGAAAACTGGCAAGGCAAATCGCATCAAGGGACCAGGATCCGCTGGAAAAGGTCGCCAAGCTGGTTGACTGGATCCATCGAAATATCGAAAAACGGCCGGTGCTCTCCCTACCGGATGCCCTTTCCACCCTTGAGAATCGTATGGGTGACTGCAACGAGCATGCCGTACTGCTGGCTGCGCTTGCAAGGGCGGCCGGAATACCTGCAAAGATAGAGGCCGGACTGGTTTATTTAAACGGGCGGTTTTACTACCACGCCTGGAACCTGTTGTATTTGGGAAGGTGGGTAACAGCAGACGCTCTCTTTGGCCAGATACCGGCAGATGTAACTCATATACGGTTTTCAAGTGGACATCAGAAGCAACAGCTTGATTTAATGAATATTATCGGCAAGATAAAATTAAAGATTGTAAAGCAGACGAAATGA
- a CDS encoding metallophosphatase family protein, with protein MRLAVISDIHGNLEAFREVLLDIEGCRIDTVVCLGDTIGYGPEPEQALALIRQRNIPSVMGNHELAVKDPKQLTWFNPRARKSLKMTAKLLSADSIDYIMRLKPFLNDHRCRFVHGFPPDSATRYLFQASKEELIDVFNQMKEQRCFIGHTHTLEIVEFDGAHLAAGRV; from the coding sequence ATGAGACTTGCGGTTATTTCCGATATTCACGGTAACCTGGAAGCGTTCCGGGAAGTCTTGCTTGATATTGAAGGGTGCCGGATAGACACCGTGGTTTGCCTGGGTGATACGATCGGTTACGGTCCGGAACCCGAACAGGCACTCGCCCTGATCCGGCAGCGAAATATTCCTTCCGTCATGGGCAATCATGAACTTGCTGTGAAAGATCCGAAACAGCTAACCTGGTTTAACCCGCGCGCCCGTAAATCTTTAAAAATGACGGCCAAACTGCTGTCGGCAGACAGTATCGATTATATCATGAGACTGAAACCGTTTTTAAATGACCACCGCTGCCGTTTTGTACACGGCTTCCCACCGGACTCGGCCACCAGGTATTTGTTTCAGGCTTCAAAAGAGGAACTGATAGATGTTTTCAATCAAATGAAGGAACAACGGTGCTTTATCGGCCATACTCATACCCTGGAGATCGTCGAATTCGACGGGGCTCATCTGGCAGCAGGCAGGGTCTGA